A genome region from Bacillaceae bacterium IKA-2 includes the following:
- a CDS encoding YebC/PmpR family DNA-binding transcriptional regulator gives MGRKWNNIKDKKASKDANNSRIYSKFGLEIYVTAKRGEPDPESNQALKFVIERAKTYNVPKAIIDRAIEKAKGGSEENYHELRYEGFGPNGAMVIVDALTNNVNRTAAEVRAAFNKNGGNMGVSGSVAYMFDATAVIGFEGKTADEVLEILIEENIDVRDILEEDEAVIIYAEPDQFHTVQEALKNIGITEYTVAEQTMLAQNDLTLPEEEQAKFEKLIDTLEDSEDVQQVYHNVDLGE, from the coding sequence ATGGGACGTAAGTGGAATAATATTAAGGATAAAAAAGCCTCAAAAGATGCAAATAACAGTCGGATTTACTCAAAATTCGGACTCGAAATTTACGTAACAGCGAAGCGGGGCGAGCCTGATCCGGAATCAAATCAGGCTTTGAAATTTGTTATCGAGCGTGCAAAAACGTACAACGTACCAAAAGCGATTATTGACCGTGCAATTGAAAAAGCAAAAGGAGGTTCAGAAGAAAATTATCATGAACTTCGTTATGAAGGTTTTGGACCCAATGGGGCAATGGTAATTGTTGATGCACTTACAAATAATGTTAATCGTACTGCTGCTGAAGTACGAGCTGCCTTTAATAAAAATGGCGGTAACATGGGGGTAAGTGGTTCGGTTGCTTACATGTTTGATGCAACTGCTGTTATTGGTTTTGAGGGTAAAACAGCAGATGAGGTACTTGAAATATTAATAGAAGAAAATATAGACGTACGTGATATTTTAGAAGAAGATGAAGCGGTTATTATCTACGCCGAACCTGATCAGTTCCACACAGTTCAAGAAGCCTTAAAAAATATAGGTATAACTGAATACACGGTAGCAGAACAAACGATGCTTGCGCAAAATGACTTAACGCTCCCAGAAGAGGAACAAGCAAAATTCGAAAAATTGATTGATACATTAGAAGATTCAGAAGATGTTCAACAAGTCTATCACAATGTAGATTTAGGAGAATAA
- a CDS encoding DCC1-like thiol-disulfide oxidoreductase family protein, translated as MSNQYSVVLFDGVCNFCNSSVNFLIQHDSSKKLRFASLQSEIGRNYLSRFSINNDLNSIILIEDHRHYNKSTAALRICRHLTGWPKLLIILIVIPKPLRNLIYMWFAKRRYNFFGKRDSCLLLPPKEVSDRFL; from the coding sequence ATGAGCAATCAATATTCAGTAGTACTATTTGATGGGGTTTGTAATTTTTGCAATTCATCAGTTAATTTTTTGATTCAACATGATTCATCTAAAAAACTTCGGTTCGCCTCTCTACAATCTGAAATCGGCAGAAACTACCTGTCTCGATTTTCTATAAATAATGATTTAAACTCTATTATTCTTATTGAAGATCATCGCCACTATAATAAATCTACTGCTGCATTGCGGATATGTAGACACTTAACTGGATGGCCAAAGTTACTTATCATCTTGATTGTAATTCCAAAACCTTTACGTAATTTAATATATATGTGGTTTGCTAAAAGACGTTATAATTTTTTTGGAAAAAGAGATAGTTGTCTACTACTCCCCCCAAAAGAAGTAAGCGATCGATTTTTATAA
- a CDS encoding NCS2 family permease, whose translation MDRYFGFEEHGTSYRQEMIAGLTTFLSMAYILFVNPSILSAAGMDEGAVFTATALAAAIGTLVMGVLAKYPIALAPGMGLNAFFAYGVVLGMGIPWETALFGVFMSGIIFILITITKIRETIINAIPVELKFAAAAGIGLFIAFIGLKNAGIVVPYEATLVTLGEITSGAPLLAVFGVVVTVIFMTIGLKGGIFYGLILTAIVGVATGIAPMPNGVIGSIPSLEPTFGAAFSIDWSEIWTMSLLVVILTFLFVDFFDTAGTLYAVANQAGFIKDNKLPRADKALIADSTATSIGAILGTSTTTAYIESSAGVAAGGRTGFTSVTTAFLFLVALFFSPLLVVFTNAPSVTAPALIIVGVLMASSLGEIDWKKFEIAVPAFVTILTIPLTFSIAHGIAMGFILYPITMVAKGRAKEVHPIMYGLFIIFLAYFIFL comes from the coding sequence ATGGATCGTTATTTTGGTTTTGAGGAACATGGTACTTCGTATCGTCAGGAAATGATAGCAGGTTTAACGACGTTTTTATCGATGGCTTATATTTTATTTGTAAACCCATCAATATTGAGTGCGGCAGGAATGGACGAAGGTGCGGTTTTCACAGCGACGGCATTAGCAGCAGCAATTGGGACACTAGTTATGGGTGTACTTGCAAAATATCCTATTGCTTTAGCTCCTGGTATGGGTCTTAACGCATTTTTTGCTTATGGTGTTGTTTTAGGAATGGGAATTCCTTGGGAGACGGCGCTTTTTGGTGTATTTATGTCAGGTATTATTTTTATCCTTATTACAATTACTAAGATTCGTGAAACAATTATAAATGCTATTCCGGTTGAGTTGAAATTTGCAGCGGCAGCTGGTATTGGTTTATTTATTGCTTTTATCGGTTTGAAAAATGCGGGAATTGTTGTTCCTTACGAAGCTACATTAGTTACATTAGGAGAGATTACTTCAGGAGCTCCATTACTGGCAGTTTTTGGTGTAGTCGTTACAGTTATTTTTATGACAATAGGTTTAAAAGGTGGGATTTTTTACGGGCTAATCCTTACGGCGATCGTTGGGGTAGCAACTGGAATTGCGCCAATGCCTAATGGTGTTATTGGGTCAATCCCTAGTTTAGAACCTACTTTTGGAGCGGCATTTTCAATTGATTGGTCTGAGATTTGGACAATGAGTTTACTTGTTGTTATCTTAACTTTCTTATTTGTAGACTTCTTTGATACTGCCGGAACATTATATGCGGTTGCGAACCAAGCTGGTTTTATTAAAGATAATAAGTTGCCTCGTGCAGACAAGGCTTTAATTGCAGACTCTACAGCAACTTCTATTGGTGCAATTCTAGGTACATCAACAACGACAGCTTATATTGAGTCTTCCGCAGGTGTTGCAGCAGGTGGGCGAACAGGTTTTACATCAGTGACAACGGCATTCTTGTTTTTAGTGGCATTATTTTTCTCGCCATTATTAGTTGTATTTACTAATGCGCCGTCTGTTACAGCGCCAGCATTAATTATTGTTGGTGTACTTATGGCATCTTCATTAGGAGAAATAGATTGGAAAAAGTTTGAGATTGCGGTTCCTGCATTTGTTACCATCCTAACAATACCGTTAACATTTAGTATTGCTCATGGTATTGCAATGGGCTTCATCCTTTATCCAATTACAATGGTTGCAAAAGGTAGAGCAAAAGAAGTTCATCCGATAATGTACGGTTTGTTCATTATTTTCCTTGCTTACTTTATCTTTTTATAA
- the guaA gene encoding glutamine-hydrolyzing GMP synthase, with protein MENIINERIIVLDFGGQYNQLIARRIRDLGVFSELHPHTLTADELKALNPKGIIFSGGPNSAYAEGAPRCDEKIFELGIPILGICYGMQLISHHFGAKVEASNHREYGKAIINVENPTKLYHELPIEQSVWMSHGDLVVTPPEGFVVDATNPSCPVAAMSDVSRKMYGVQFHPEVRHSEYGIQLLENFIYQICECDGKWSMENFIEIEMAKIIELVGDRKVLCALSGGVDSSVVAVLIHKAIGDQLTCMFIDHGLLRKGEAESVMKTFADGFNMNVIKIEASERFFSKLEGVSDPELKRKAIGNEFIYVFEEEAAKLEGMDFLAQGTLYTDIVESGTATASTIKSHHNVGGLPKDMKLKLIEPLKTLFKDEVRKLGTELGMPDEIVWRQPFPGPGLGIRVLGEITEEKLEIVRESDAILRDEIKKAGLEREIWQYFTALPGMRSVGVMGDARTYDYTVGIRAVTSIDGMTSDWARIPYDVLEKISVRIVNEVKNVNRVVYDITSKPPSTIEWE; from the coding sequence ATGGAAAATATTATTAATGAAAGAATTATTGTTTTAGATTTTGGCGGTCAATACAACCAATTGATTGCAAGGAGAATTCGTGATCTCGGTGTTTTTAGTGAATTGCACCCACATACGCTTACAGCAGACGAGCTAAAGGCCTTGAATCCAAAAGGGATTATTTTTTCTGGTGGTCCAAATAGCGCTTATGCAGAAGGGGCTCCACGATGTGATGAAAAAATCTTCGAACTTGGTATTCCGATCCTAGGGATTTGTTATGGAATGCAATTAATATCGCATCATTTCGGAGCGAAAGTAGAAGCATCGAATCACCGTGAGTATGGAAAAGCAATCATTAACGTGGAAAATCCGACAAAGCTTTATCATGAGTTACCAATAGAACAGTCTGTTTGGATGAGTCATGGTGACCTCGTCGTGACACCTCCGGAAGGATTTGTTGTTGATGCAACGAATCCGTCGTGTCCAGTTGCAGCAATGAGTGATGTTTCTAGAAAGATGTACGGTGTACAATTTCACCCAGAAGTTCGTCATTCGGAGTACGGGATTCAACTTTTAGAAAATTTCATTTATCAAATATGTGAATGCGATGGTAAGTGGTCAATGGAAAACTTCATTGAAATAGAAATGGCAAAGATTATAGAACTTGTTGGTGACCGCAAAGTATTATGTGCTCTAAGTGGTGGTGTTGACTCATCAGTAGTAGCAGTTTTAATTCATAAAGCGATTGGCGATCAACTTACGTGTATGTTTATTGATCATGGTTTACTTAGAAAAGGTGAAGCTGAAAGTGTTATGAAAACATTTGCTGATGGCTTTAACATGAATGTTATCAAGATTGAAGCGAGTGAGCGGTTTTTCAGTAAGTTAGAAGGCGTCTCAGATCCTGAACTAAAACGAAAAGCTATCGGCAATGAATTTATTTATGTTTTTGAAGAAGAGGCAGCGAAGCTAGAAGGAATGGACTTTTTGGCTCAAGGCACGTTATACACTGACATTGTTGAGAGTGGAACGGCAACAGCTTCTACAATTAAGTCCCACCATAATGTGGGTGGCTTACCAAAAGACATGAAATTAAAGTTAATTGAACCATTAAAGACTTTATTTAAAGATGAAGTGCGAAAATTAGGTACAGAGCTAGGAATGCCTGATGAAATTGTTTGGCGTCAACCTTTCCCTGGTCCTGGACTAGGCATTCGTGTACTAGGTGAAATTACTGAAGAAAAACTAGAAATTGTTCGAGAAAGTGACGCAATTCTTCGTGATGAAATTAAAAAAGCAGGGCTTGAGCGTGAAATTTGGCAATACTTTACGGCGCTTCCGGGAATGCGAAGTGTTGGTGTTATGGGCGATGCAAGAACATATGACTACACTGTAGGCATCCGTGCTGTTACATCTATTGACGGAATGACATCTGACTGGGCAAGAATTCCTTATGATGTATTAGAAAAAATTTCTGTAAGAATAGTAAACGAAGTAAAGAACGTTAACAGAGTAGTTTATGATATAACCTCAAAACCACCATCCACAATCGAGTGGGAGTAA
- a CDS encoding transglutaminaseTgpA domain-containing protein — protein MLKNHNTRSLPMIFIYILAFIVLWEWLRPLPMITDTVNVAVFVWFTLFCFIIMYLRLANYIAIPLIFIAMMYGLHEVFFEGLFLQEGFHMLVWFGEDLARNIGYLIDREIINLSFQFRSFLVFLVLAIISYLIHFWLCHTKKIFLFLMITFIYITVVDTFTVYDASSAIIRLVVAGFLLTTILFKMRLEAKEEIVSNEHRRLAWLNVAVLIITVITISAFYAPKYDPHWPDPVSMVQGSISGEGSGVNRQQTVGYSQNDESLGGGFADDPSTVFTAVTQQGHYWRGESKEIYTGKGWESVRHELNRTFRYSDEYEARVAVSIFNEAVPTETLETTISMIDGHRFWHFFYAGQLLGIEELEFYNGGEREQPFRYLIDYVSGKVGTTVASDGNPLFLKEYTITHETPKFVIDVLNNTTQSDPTHIQEVYLQLPDLPDRVGVLASEITAEYDNRYEKVKAIEGYFSENDFRYETEDVAIPELEQDYVDQFLFETQQGYCDNYSTSMVVMLRTLDIPARWVKGFTQGEIVEYLGDGYRKYEVSNSNAHSWVEVYFQDVGWVPFEPTQGFSNTFEFVDELLESDNDLNENDGETVEERASERDLDPENPFLPLEDGLDSDNGGGSVKNGDHLKLLPFSFVGVSMLIVTFLGIGILIWKNKKLITLFFLYLYKLRRNDGKFYVKAYQRLLWLLDFNGHRRLNGETLREYALRIDELFECDQMMDLTLIYEKLYYGNGSEEHLWEEKKSQWERLVAKISS, from the coding sequence TTGCTCAAAAATCATAACACCCGTTCACTCCCAATGATTTTTATCTACATCTTAGCCTTCATTGTTTTGTGGGAATGGCTTCGTCCTTTACCGATGATTACTGATACTGTAAATGTAGCTGTTTTTGTTTGGTTTACGTTATTTTGCTTTATTATTATGTATTTACGCTTGGCCAATTATATTGCTATTCCGTTGATTTTTATCGCAATGATGTATGGCTTACACGAAGTTTTTTTTGAAGGATTATTTTTACAAGAAGGTTTCCATATGCTTGTTTGGTTTGGTGAGGATCTTGCAAGGAATATTGGTTATTTAATAGACCGTGAAATCATAAATCTTTCTTTTCAATTTCGCAGTTTCCTAGTATTTTTAGTCCTAGCAATAATAAGCTATTTAATTCATTTTTGGCTTTGTCATACAAAGAAAATATTTTTGTTTTTAATGATTACTTTCATCTATATTACGGTCGTTGACACGTTCACAGTTTATGATGCAAGTAGCGCAATTATTAGGCTTGTTGTTGCAGGTTTTTTATTAACGACAATTTTGTTCAAAATGAGATTAGAAGCAAAAGAAGAAATAGTCAGCAATGAACATCGTCGTCTGGCATGGTTAAATGTGGCAGTACTTATCATCACGGTCATTACAATCAGTGCTTTTTACGCACCGAAATATGATCCTCACTGGCCAGACCCAGTTTCAATGGTTCAAGGATCGATTTCTGGAGAGGGAAGCGGTGTAAATCGACAACAGACCGTTGGTTATAGTCAAAATGACGAAAGCTTAGGTGGAGGTTTTGCTGATGACCCTTCTACTGTTTTTACCGCTGTAACGCAACAAGGACATTATTGGCGCGGAGAATCAAAGGAGATTTATACAGGAAAAGGTTGGGAATCTGTCCGACATGAATTGAATAGGACGTTTCGTTATAGTGATGAGTATGAAGCAAGAGTCGCGGTTTCTATCTTTAATGAAGCTGTTCCAACTGAAACGCTAGAGACGACAATTTCTATGATCGATGGTCATCGGTTTTGGCACTTTTTTTATGCCGGTCAATTACTAGGAATAGAAGAATTGGAGTTCTACAATGGCGGTGAAAGAGAACAGCCTTTTCGCTATTTAATTGATTATGTAAGTGGTAAAGTAGGTACGACAGTTGCAAGCGATGGAAATCCACTCTTTTTAAAAGAATATACAATTACCCATGAAACGCCGAAATTCGTTATTGATGTTTTAAATAATACTACACAAAGTGATCCTACTCATATCCAAGAGGTGTATTTACAATTACCAGATTTACCAGATCGAGTCGGTGTCTTGGCTAGCGAGATAACTGCTGAATATGACAATCGCTATGAAAAAGTTAAGGCAATTGAAGGCTATTTTTCTGAAAATGATTTTCGATATGAGACAGAAGATGTTGCGATTCCAGAACTTGAACAAGATTATGTTGATCAGTTTTTGTTTGAGACACAACAAGGATATTGTGATAACTACTCAACATCAATGGTTGTGATGCTCAGGACGCTTGACATTCCTGCTCGCTGGGTAAAGGGGTTTACTCAAGGTGAGATCGTTGAGTATCTAGGAGATGGTTACCGGAAGTATGAGGTTTCTAATTCTAATGCCCATTCATGGGTAGAAGTTTATTTTCAGGATGTTGGCTGGGTTCCCTTTGAGCCGACGCAAGGCTTTTCCAACACGTTTGAGTTCGTCGATGAGCTTTTGGAATCTGATAATGATTTAAATGAAAATGATGGAGAAACAGTTGAAGAAAGAGCTTCTGAAAGAGATCTCGATCCAGAAAATCCGTTTTTACCATTAGAAGATGGGCTAGACTCGGACAATGGGGGGGGATCGGTAAAAAATGGTGACCATTTAAAATTACTTCCATTTTCTTTTGTCGGTGTAAGTATGCTAATTGTCACTTTTTTAGGGATTGGAATTTTGATTTGGAAAAATAAAAAGTTGATAACATTATTTTTCCTCTATTTATATAAACTGAGACGTAATGATGGGAAATTTTATGTGAAGGCATATCAACGATTGTTGTGGCTTTTAGACTTTAATGGACATAGGCGGTTAAATGGAGAGACATTACGTGAATATGCTCTACGCATTGATGAACTGTTTGAGTGTGATCAAATGATGGATCTAACTCTTATTTATGAAAAGCTTTATTATGGAAATGGGAGTGAAGAGCATTTATGGGAAGAGAAAAAAAGTCAGTGGGAACGGTTAGTGGCTAAGATCAGTTCTTGA
- a CDS encoding DUF58 domain-containing protein, with product MRKTVKKISPFLKVMMLAMIGITTFVYAMFQGGFVSWFLFYSTFLIIMITIIYASMPIGNLEVKRVLNGERLVAGEDIRVTITIERKFRFPFFYFIVEDVIPNNWELKMNIISKKEIFYPFLEKKLIYSYTIKQPKRGKYEFVKIKVRTSDLFGLFTKEKEVSVYNEMIVFPNYQQLDNVNMYNKNESESFITSKRIIEDITSVAGSREYVAGDRLTSIDWKVTARVNKLMTKEFEEYIGQRYFITIDCSVKQQVDELIFEKAIELAASFVVHSYQKQIHLGLLSIGNQTIHHPVHYGQAHQISLLEQLAKLEIQKGNHFDVAFANEVNKINTDTILILITTRLTDKMIENVKSLKRKRVQVVFCFVNGSEGLTEKQKSKLNIISTINIPYYIIGNDNFSENLRGGEVVAQKS from the coding sequence ATGAGAAAGACAGTTAAAAAAATTAGCCCTTTCCTAAAGGTTATGATGTTAGCGATGATTGGAATCACAACATTTGTATATGCGATGTTTCAAGGGGGGTTCGTTAGTTGGTTTCTTTTCTATTCAACTTTCCTAATTATTATGATTACAATTATTTATGCATCTATGCCTATTGGCAATTTGGAAGTGAAAAGAGTACTTAATGGAGAAAGATTAGTAGCTGGCGAAGATATAAGAGTAACAATTACAATTGAGAGAAAGTTTCGATTTCCATTTTTTTATTTTATCGTTGAAGATGTCATCCCTAATAATTGGGAATTGAAAATGAATATTATTAGTAAAAAAGAAATTTTTTATCCTTTTTTAGAAAAGAAATTAATATATTCGTATACGATTAAGCAACCAAAAAGGGGCAAGTATGAGTTTGTGAAAATAAAAGTGCGGACAAGCGATCTTTTTGGGTTGTTTACAAAAGAAAAGGAAGTTAGCGTATATAATGAAATGATTGTTTTTCCTAATTATCAACAGTTAGACAACGTGAATATGTACAATAAAAATGAATCTGAGTCCTTTATAACTTCCAAGCGAATAATTGAAGATATTACGTCAGTAGCTGGTTCAAGGGAATATGTTGCTGGGGATAGGTTAACGAGTATTGATTGGAAAGTAACAGCGAGAGTAAATAAATTAATGACGAAGGAATTTGAAGAATACATTGGTCAACGTTATTTTATTACTATTGATTGTTCCGTAAAACAGCAAGTTGATGAGCTTATTTTTGAAAAAGCGATTGAATTAGCGGCATCTTTTGTCGTTCATAGTTACCAGAAACAGATTCATTTAGGTTTACTTTCAATTGGAAATCAGACTATCCATCATCCTGTTCATTACGGTCAAGCTCATCAAATAAGTTTGTTAGAACAACTGGCTAAGCTTGAAATTCAAAAAGGAAACCATTTTGATGTAGCGTTTGCTAATGAAGTAAATAAAATAAATACAGATACGATCCTTATATTAATAACAACTAGATTAACAGACAAGATGATCGAAAACGTCAAAAGCTTAAAGCGAAAAAGAGTTCAGGTGGTATTTTGTTTTGTAAATGGTTCTGAAGGGTTAACGGAGAAACAAAAAAGTAAACTTAACATAATCTCAACTATAAATATTCCCTATTATATTATTGGGAATGATAACTTTAGTGAGAATCTTCGAGGGGGTGAGGTTGTTGCTCAAAAATCATAA